One stretch of Pomacea canaliculata isolate SZHN2017 linkage group LG1, ASM307304v1, whole genome shotgun sequence DNA includes these proteins:
- the LOC112562838 gene encoding COP1-interactive protein 1-like isoform X4 → MASKCRKFVPNMFNKSKCQACFGSKEAHSAEALESNKATRKVSKCGYLFVSPDLDFSNPLDRTRKWQRRFFRLYDDGELTFSVDENPDTVPQGSVDMNRCTDVLDAETVTTHQNSIAVVTPEKTEYFKANSKEEMQWWHDVLIEFPNNLKSIKPRRKPNLISNKENVQMARSSELSTTSRAQTQSASSASDTSPTKYEDLVYMKKGWLIKQGPSEKESRKHWFVLAGNSLRYFKDAKAEETNALDGRIDLSTCYEVSEVSMARHCGFKIKTQNGEYVLAAMTSGIRNNWMKAIRLCMDLHSSKPKLSLSSTLTGKALAGLSARAMDDFDVGGNLRNNSPALPATTVVTGAKGETAFQLVGQQDSGKKEPGVRNIRRHYSDVNPSNVGQIFSIKEFNTNIDTGGASASQVTTPSKIQPTISSNHTILDSAEKTESVPRASKIPRQHSPSVDSILWNQAGGPPISRYVEGSDGVISSLFHPAESRRSKRNIITEISKEEEKREIMRRAKSPSARVKEKSRGAKTPRLHSPPPEDDGFDYHPSSSGHGTAGSSTKLSQSLSDTEDDLDTVVSSEDPYTDTDGGLEDNTDGGLKDAIGDDILVEMLESEVESLKERLDKTQNQLVKMHETNIDLKSRLQKESSQSLDGSFGNGRWSQQGGQQIDQSQVQTMKRQLKEAKDTVQKQRMEIEGLKSKLDMSVSKLTGTEKALSEALREYKQEKDKFLKLSSEWNRRIRSLEGQLKDNVHKLEKARESLQSKEREGRQLEIDMKGQQQKTREQDREILKLKAVEHEYNHLKERLDNKERELQNARSELRDKESQCDKLKLEFKRQVSEMEHTFGRERDELETQVDELKEQLHSYQERHSTLQDNITTNMADLLSEKDDIIAQLEEKLIENDRKMVDMNEELQAEMSENSDLIHNIDVLQEEKQTLQNQISTMERQLLSLRDKVATFEKDNDVLRQHLDQLKNENTKLAARLSRSSVSSAASEHDDPEKEELQKTVLELNKQIQSLQLKLIEKFEDLDQKKSCAEKDDLLHIILIFDSDLKEVNSLLTQLQDHFDAYLAKVPNDIKKEAATLAEMVEEINHHCLLMQGSLHESSQGRLSEASGEDYHHNITVDASSGGQKIMDEYQGLKGKFDRAVAELKKLKKEVNEVYRSYDKIEKKDKQLEQDMQQMETSYREQLENIVRRVDQLSSQLANSNSTAALQAKLGVTAHHSVNTSMSTEIENQLSQLDNEISSMEKALAEKTASNSLAAESRMSLSPQDSQCIMSRLKEMKEQLELTNSGLKEILCDVVSSPGVEFQEASKQQSLMSHIDGCGRKLGKLANMIQEEGDFAQTSRVSAGSCSGGGCPGFKDSGASSMAQCMCEVKERIQEIGELLDSLEDNAEDSDNEEGETTTVDDVRERLSSLCEFVEQHHTFSTYDWHLMQLLNAQKVEISKTRAQQSDAGDGVTDAQDKLHDYANRLSLEALILVEMAHLLEQKAVENKEESEEEEEHDPLLKMVGGLSLKLLSLHQKLEQECRTLQVENVVSDVLAMQADLIAEKILMEGVLFSGTFGHNLSLNEEKDKKVQHKLLATEALMRSQLDAFIGKNLDKTCDELWSSASHLTLRSLVQGELTFALNCLKKRLSDCTLDRESKDCVKNLFIERLKERHKLVMGISKAYEDKIIKALAIIISKESEEMTIVEGPENVLDTVCSEVSTIMEKHIQQYKEKIRSAKTTESAHQWDKVVSQLRLDRESVVAGIREQHAAISAKFNEENSLEVPFQSLDSTINNFGEILSLRSVLTAQLSFIDELAKVGDTALLDDIEEEEEEDASDGEAGAQRTLHKGLVSFMHNLTTCLQREAGSRQDQAVCLLSSKGQNQVDVVSAVPELSSLLHGNQYSETLTREAIFAAQITFMMCKMKLLHEQELDRLRASRPARQQNTSLDGSQDGEIDVYSLLGPLEDVMDTKYDDEMETLRVIASHVGKLKNVLGESGSTQDWAHVNEHVQKLEQKLQEELSLAQQRHEAHIDLFKQEETKVEQAWEGLQQERELLEERCSALESELQSISTQHDDEVERMRQDVLTAVSAIRANEEESETQLSDRLQRMTKQIVMQKENFKRFLSKVKECLSEDGKSHESLWQLVDQELKTVNESQLSELSEDEELPPLPSQPPPSLVQRDDKSLNVEEELELLKKEKDEALAEETRNTKAALDAMKKAYEEELQHERDKYKEILTTMYNEDFVNEIRRRHETELERLKEELKQVKMHYLSKCEDYKLMEIKMEQTKQDYESHINQLITSNAHLDDMVNQEIDRLKDFIKNRPANLTTGSATLEEELYDAQIMTRVKDAELQKLRSQVKNLENSLHRTTEEHRQTMTQYLQALKENQELRKEYQLESTVLRDQLEKLQGESGLRRPIRRAPSFHQRARSPSPQSAASQRKESTSSTTEHISRDSNRRRRLEPRDLRRSKSSPSLPYVFDAKGVPTALKPTVKGIRSVQPKT, encoded by the exons ATGGCATCGAAATGTCGCAAGTTTGTGCCCAACATGTTCAACAAGAGCAAGTGCCAGGCATGCTTTGGGTCAAAAGAAGCACACTCTGCTGAGGCACTGGAAAGTAACAAG GCAACAAGAAAAGTTTCCAAATGTGGGTACCTATTTGTTTCACCTGACCTTGATTTTAGCAATCCTCTGGACAGAACAAGG AAATGGCAGAGGAGATTCTTCAGGCTTTATGATGATGGTGAACTCACATTCTCAGTTGATGAAAAT cCTGACACAGTGCCTCAGGGTTCAGTGGACATGAACAGGTGTACCGATGTTTTGGATGCAGAGACAGTAACAACACACCAGAACTCTATTGCTGTTGTTACACCTgaaaaaactgaatattttaaagccaACTCTAAAGAGGAGATGCAGTG GTGGCATGATGTATTGATTGAATTTCCAAATAACCTGAAGTCTATCAAACCTCGTCGAAAACCTAACTTAATAAGCAACAAAGAGAATGTACAG ATGGCCCGAAGCTCAGAATTAAGTACTACAAGTAGAGCCCAGACTCAGtctgcctcttctgcttctgACACATCACCAACAAAATATGAG GACTTGGTCTACATGAAGAAAGGGTGGCTCATAAAACAGGGACCATCAGAAAAG GAATCTCGGAAGCACTGGTTTGTTCTGGCTGGTAACTCTTTACGTTATTTCAAAGATGCAAAGGCAGAGGAGACAAATGCATTGGACGGCCGCATTGATCTCTCCACATGTTATGAAGTTTCAGAGGTCAGCATGGCACGACATTGTGGCTTCAAAATTAAG aCTCAGAATGGGGAATATGTTCTGGCTGCCATGACATCAGGCATACGCAACAACTGGATGAAAGCCATCCGTCTTTGCATGGATTTGCACAGCTCCAAACCAAAGCTGAGCCTGTCTTCAACACTTACAGGCAAAGCTTTGGCAGGCTTGAGTGCTCGTGCTATGGATGACTTTGATGTTGGGGGAAACCTTAGAAACAACTCCCCTGCCCTGCCAGCCACAACTGTAGTTACTGGCGCCAAGGGAGAGACAGCATTTCAGCTGGTTGGCCAGCAAGACTCTGGAAAGAAGGAACCAGGTGTACGCAATATCCGCCGACATTATTCAGACGTCAATCCAAGTAATGTTGGCCAGATATTTAGCATCAAAGAGTTCAACACAAATATAGACACTGGTGGTGCTTCTGCCTCACAAGTTACTACCCCTTCTAAAATCCAGCCTACCATTTCCTCAAATCACACTATTTTAGACTCTGCAGAAAAAACAGAATCTGTTCCACGAGCATCCAAAATCCCCCGGCAGCACAGTCCATCAGTAGATTCCATCCTATGGAACCAGGCTGGAGGACCTCCCATCAGCCGCTACGTTGAAGGCAGTGATGGTGTGATCAGCTCATTGTTCCATCCTGCTGAGAGTCGACGTAGCAAGCGCAATATCATTACTGAGATCAgcaaggaagaggaaaagaggGAGATAATGCGGCGGGCAAAGTCTCCCAGTGCCCGTGTCAAAGAAAAGTCTCGTGGCGCTAAAACTCCTCGTCTTCATTCTCCTCCACCAGAGGATGATGGTTTTGACTACCATCCATCTTCATCTGGACATGGAACAGCGGGCTCTTCTACAAAATTGTCACAGTCCCTTTCAGACACAGAGGATGACTTAGATACTGTGGTGAGCTCAGAG GATCCTTACACTGATACAGATGGAGGACTTGAGGACAACACTGATGGAGGACTTAAAGATGCTATTGGTGATGATATTTTGGTGGAGATGCTAGAATCAGAG GTGGAATCTTTGAAAGAGCGTCTTGATAAGACACAAAACCAACTGGTAAAAATGCATGAAACCAACATAGATCTGAAATCACGTCTTCAGAAGGAATCATCTCAG AGTCTTGATGGTAGCTTTGGTAATGGTCGCTGGAGTCAACAAGGTGGACAGCAGATTGACCAGTCTCAG GTTCAGACTATGAAGCGGCAGCTGAAGGAGGCTAAGGACACTGTACAGAAGCAGCGAATGGAAATCGAAGGGCTGAAGTCTAAACTGGACATGTCAGTCTCTAAGCTGACAGGTACAGAAAAAGCTCTGTCTGAAGCCCTCAGAGAATACAAGCAAGAGAAAGATAAGTTCCTGAAACTTTCATCGGAATGGAATCGCCGCATTCGTTCTCTTGAAGGTCAGCTGAAGGACAATGTGCATAAGCTGGAAAAGGCACGCGAGTCCTTGCAATCAAAAGAACGTGAGGGTCGTCAGCTAGAGATTGATATGAAGGGTCAACAGCAAAAGACTAGGGAGCAGGATCGGGAGATTTTGAAACTGAAGGCTGTAGAGCATGAGTACAACCATCTAAAGGAGCGGTTGGACAACAAGGAGCGGGAGCTGCAGAATGCGAGGTCTGAGCTGCGTGACAAAGAATCACAGTGTGACAAGCTGAAATTGGAGTTCAAAAGGCAGGTCTCAGAAATGGAACACACTTTTGGAAGAGAGCGAGATGAGCTGGAGACCCAGGTGGATGAGCTTAAGGAGCAGCTGCACTCTTACCAGGAGCGACATAGCACTCTGCAGGACAACATTACCACCAACATGGCCGATTTGTTAAGTGAGAAGGATGATATTATTGCACAGCTGGAGGAGAAGCTGATTGAGAATGATCGCAAAATGGTGGACATGAATGAAGAGCTGCAGGCAGAAATGAGTGAGAACTCTGATCTCATCCACAACATAGATGTGCTGCAAGAGGAGAAACAGACCTTGCAGAACCAGATCAGCACCATGGAGAGGCAACTTCTATCTCTCCGAGACAAAGTAGCCACTTTTGAAAAGGATAATGATGTTCTCAGGCAACATCTGGATCAGCTGAAGAATGAGAACACAAAGCTGGCTGCACGCCTGAGCAGGAGTTCAGTTTCTTCTGCAGCATCAGAACATGATGACCCAGAAAAAGAGGAACTTCAGAAGACAGTCCTGGAGCTAAACAAGCAGATACAAAGTCTTCAACTCAAGCTGATAGAAAAGTTTGAAGACCTTGATCAGAAAAAATCCTGTGCTGAGAAGGACGACCTTCTCCATATCATCCTTATTTTTGACTCTGATCTTAAGGAGGTAAACTCTCTTCTCACACAACTTCAAGACCATTTTGACGCTTACTTAGCTAAAGTGCCCAATGACATAAAAAAGGAGGCCGCTACCCTGGCTGAGATGGTAGAGGAAATAAATCATCATTGTCTATTAATGCAGGGCAGCTTACATGAAAGTTCACAGGGTAGATTATCAGAAGCATCAGGGGAGGATTATCACCATAACATCACTGTAGACGCATCATCTGGTGGCCAGAAGATCATGGATGAGTACCAGGGACTTAAGGGCAAGTTTGATCGAGCTGTAGCTGAACTtaagaaactgaagaaagagGTAAATGAGGTTTACCGCTCATACgataagatagaaaaaaaggataaacagCTGGAACAAGATATGCAGCAGATGGAAACATCCTACAGAGAGCAG CTGGAGAACATTGTGCGAAGAGTCGATCAACTGTCCAGCCAGTTGGCCAATTCTAACAGCACTGCTGCTCTTCAGGCTAAGCTTGGAGTCACTGCCCACCATTCAGTCAACACTAGCATGTCTACAGAGATAGAAAACCAGTTGAGCCAACTAGACAATGAGATCAGCTCAATGGAGAAGGCACTTGCTGAAAAGACAGCATCTAATTCTCTGGCAGCTGAGAGCAGAATGTCTTTGTCCCCACAAGACAGCCAGTGCATTATGTCCAGACTGAAGGAGATGAAAGAACAGTTGGAGTTGACCAACAGTGGTCTGAAGGAAATCCTTTGTGATGTTGTGTCCAGCCCAGGTGTGGAGTTTCAGGAAGCATCCAAACAGCAGTCGCTCATGTCCCACATTGATGGCTGTGGCAGAAAGCTTGGCAAGCTAGCTAATATGATCCAGGAGGAAGGGGATTTTGCCCAGACCAGCAGAGTCTCTGCAGGAAGTTGTAGTGGTGGGGGCTGTCCAGGTTTCAAGGATAGTGGAGCATCTAGTATGGCCCAGTGCATGTGCGAAGTCAAAGAGCGTATTCAGGAGATAGGCGAGCTGCTTGATTCTCTTGAGGACAATGCAGAAGACAGTGATAATGAGGAAGGAGAAACTACAACAGTGGATGATGTTCGAGAACGCTTATCAAGTCTGTGTGAATTTGTTGAACAGCATCATACATTTTCTACCTATGACTGGCATTTGATGCAGCTGCTGAATGCTCAAAAGGTTGAAATCAGCAAGACAAGAGCCCAGCAGTCAGATGCTGGAGATGGTGTCACAGATGCTCAAGACAAACTGCATGACTATGCTAACAGGCTATCATTAGAGGCATTGATACTGGTGGAGATGGCCCATTTGCTAGAGCAGAAGGCTGTTGAAAACAAAGAGGAGtcagaggaggaagaagagcaTGACCCTCTGTTAAAGATGGTGGGTGGGCTGAGTCTAAAGCTTCTGTCATTGCACCAGAAACTGGAGCAAGAGTGCCGGACTCTGCAGGTGGAGAATGTGGTCTCTGATGTGTTAGCCATGCAGGCAGACTTGATTGCAGAGAAGATTCTAATGGAAGGAGTGCTGTTCTCTGGCACATTTGGGCATAATCTGAGTctaaatgaagagaaagacaagaaagtacAGCATAAACTGCTGGCCACTGAGGCCCTTATGAGATCTCAGCTGGATGCTTTCATAGGGAAAAACTTGGACAAAACCTGTGATGAACTGTGGTCCTCTGCTAGTCATTTGACGCTGAGAAGCCTCGTTCAGGGAGAGCTGACATTTGCTCTTAATTGCCTTAAAAAGCGGTTATCGGACTGTACGCTTGATAGGGAGTCCAAAGACTGTGTGAAAAACTTGTTCATTGAACGGTTGAAAGAGAGACACAAGCTGGTTATGGGCATTTCAAAGGCTTATGAGGACAAGATCATCAAGGCCCTAGCTATCATCATCTCCAAGGAGAGTGAGGAAATGACCATAGTGGAAGGTCCAGAAAATGTGTTGGACACAGTTTGCTCAGAGGTGTCTACAATCATGGAAAAGCATATTCAGCAATACAAGGAGAAAATTCGTTCTGCCAAGACCACAGAATCTGCTCACCAATGGGACAAGGTCGTCAGCCAGCTGAGGTTAGACCGCGAATCAGTGGTGGCAGGCATTCGTGAGCAGCATGCTGCTATCTCTGCTAAGTTCAACGAAGAAAACAGCTTGGAAGTGCCTTTTCAAAGCTTGGATAGCACCATCAACAATTTCGGAGAGATCTTGTCCCTGAGGTCTGTCCTTACTGCCCAGCTTAGCTTCATTGATGAACTGGCTAAAGTTGGTGATACAGCTTTGTTAGATGACattgaggaagaggaggaagaggatgccTCAGATGGTGAGGCTGGTGCACAGAGAACATTGCATAAAGGGTTAGTTTCCTTCATGCATAACTTAACTACTTGCTTGCAGAGAGAAGCTGGATCCAGGCAAGACCAAGCAGTATGCTTGTTATCAAGCAAAGGACAAAACCAGGTTGATGTGGTGTCTGCAGTACCAGAACTTTCTAGTTTGCTGCATGGTAATCAGTACAGCGAGACTTTGACCAGGGAGGCTATCTTTGCTGCCCAGATAACATTCATGATGTGTAAAATGAAACTGCTGCATGAACAAGAGCTGGACAGACTAAGAGCTTCTCGACCAGCTCGTCAGCAGAACACTTCACTGGATGGCAGCCAAGATGGAGAGATTGATGTGTATTCTCTCTTGGGCCCACTGGAGGATGTGATGGACACCAAGTATGATGATGAGATGGAGACACTGAGGGTAATAGCATCCCATGTTGGCAAACTGAAGAATGTACTGGGAGAATCTGGGTCCACACAAGATTGGGCTCATGTGAACGAGCATGTGCAAAAGCTGGAGCAGAAACTACAAGAAGAATTGAGCCTTGCTCAACAGCGCCATGAGGCCCATATTGACCTCTTTAAGCAAGAAGAAACTAAA GTGGAGCAAGCATGGGAGGGCCTTCAGCAGGAACGCGAGCTTCTAGAAGAGCGATGTTCGGCCTTAGAAAGTGAACTGCAATCAATTAGTACCCAGCATGACGACGAGGTAGAGCGCATGAGGCAGGATGTCCTGACAGCAGTCAGTGCTATCCGAGCCAATGAGGAAGAGTCAGAGACTCAGCTGAGCGACAGGCTGCAGCGCATGACCAAACAGATAgtcatgcaaaaagaaaactttaag CGATTCTTGAGTAAGGTGAAGGAGTGTTTATCTGAGGATGGCAAGAGCCATGAGAGCCTCTGGCAGCTTGTGGACCAGGAGCTGAAGACAGTTAACGAGAGTCAGCTGTCTGAACTG TCTGAGGATGAGGAATTGCCTCCACTGCCCAGCCAGCCTCCTCCCAGTCTGGTACAGAGGGATGACAAGAGTCTTAATGTAGAGGAG GAGCTAGAACtattaaagaaagagaaggatgagGCCTTAGCTGAAGAAACAAGGAATACCAAAGCAG CTTTGGATGCCATGAAGAAGGCATATGAGGAAGAGCTGCAGCATGAGAGAGACAAGTACAAGGAGATCCTGACAACTATGTACAATGAAGATTTTGTCAACGAAATTCGCCGTCGCCATGA GACTGAGTTAGAACGGCTGAAAGAGGAGCTGAAGCAGGTGAAGATGCATTACCTAAGCAAGTGTGAAGATTATAAACTGATGGAAATCAAAATGGAGCAGACAAAACAAGATTATGAGAGCCATATCAACCAACTTATCACAAG CAATGCACATCTTGATGACATGGTCAACCAAGAGATTGACCGACTAAAGGACTTTATCAAAAATCGTCCTGCAAACCTCACTACAGGTAGTGCTACTTTGGAGGAAGAGTTGTATGATGCCCAG ATCATGACGCGTGTGAAAGATGCCGAGTTACAGAAGTTACGGTCCCAGGTGAAAAACTTAGAAAACAGTCTTCACCGTACCACAGAG